A window of the Odocoileus virginianus isolate 20LAN1187 ecotype Illinois chromosome 20, Ovbor_1.2, whole genome shotgun sequence genome harbors these coding sequences:
- the CDH16 gene encoding cadherin-16 yields the protein MVPAWLWLLCFLVPQALPRDQPAELYVEVPENYGGNFPLYLTKLPLPREEAEGQIALSGDAGVAGEGPFAVDPESGFLLVTRALDREEQAEYQLRVTLETVDRRVLWGPQLVCVHVKDENDQVPHFSQATYKVQLSRGTRPGVPFFFLEASDGDEPGTANSDLRFHILNQAPAQPASDMFQLEPRLGALALSPEGSTSLDKSLEGHYQLLVQVKDMGDQASGHQATATIDVSIVENTWVPLDPVHLAENLQVPYPHHIAQVHWNGGDIHYHLESQPQGPFDVDTEGKLYVTQELDREAQAEYLLRVWAQNTHSEDYAEPLELQVVVTDENDNAPVCPPRGPSVNIPELSPPGTKVAKISAEDTDALSSPNSHVVYQLLSPEPEEPAELRAFELDSTSGSVTLGAAQLQAGQNILLQVLAMDLGGADGGLSSTCEIPVTITDINDHAPEFTTSQIEPISLPEDAEPGTLVTTLTATDADLEPAFRLMDFAIEAGDEEGMFSLDWEPDSDRVQLRLLKNLSYEAAPSHELVVVVWNVEELVGPGPGPGATATVTVLVERVVPPPQLDQESYEASVPISTPAGSLLLTVQPSDPMSSPLRFSLVNDSEGWLCIKEISGEVHTARPLQGAQPGDMYTVLIEAQDADEPTLSTSATLVIHFLKALSAPTPTLAPVPSRHLCTPRQDHGVVVSGPREDPDLAGRHGPYSFALGPNPTVQRDWRLRALNGSHAYLTLGLHWVEPREHVVPIVVSHSDQIWQIQVRVIVCRCNVEGQCMRKVGRMKGMPTKLSAVGILVGTLIAIGIFLILIFTHLTLARKKDLDQPVDSVPLKAAV from the exons ATGGTCCCTGCCTGGCTCTGGCTACTTTGCTTCTTAGTCCCCCAG GCTCTCCCTAGAGACCAGCCTGCAGAGCTGTATGTCGAAGTCCCGGAGAACTACGGTGGAAATTTCCCTTTGTACTTGACAAAG CTGCCGTTGCCCCGTGAGGAGGCTGAGGGCCAGATTGCGCtgtcaggagatgcaggagtggCAGGGGAGGGCCCCTTTGCTGTGGACCCAGAATCTGGCTTCCTGCTGGTGACCAGGGCCCTGGACCGGGAGGAACAGGCAGAGTACCAGCTACGG GTCACCCTGGAGACCGTGGACAGACGTGTCCTGTGGGGCCCGcagcttgtgtgtgtgcacgtgaaGGATGAGAACGACCAGGTGCCCCACTTCTCCCAGGCCACCTACAAAGTTCAGCTGAGCCGGGGTACTAGGCCGG gtgtccccttcttcttcctgGAGGCTTCTGATGGGGATGAGCCAGGCACAGCCAACTCGGATCTTCGGTTCCACATCCTGAACcaggccccagcccagcctgcttCAGATATGTTCCAGCTGGAGCCTCGGCTGGGCGCTCTGGCTCTGAGCCCTGAGG GGAGCACCAGCCTAGACAAGTCTCTGGAGGGGCACTACCAGCTGTTGGTACAGGTCAAGGACATGGGTGACCAGGCCTCGGGCCACCAGGCCACAGCCACCATAGATGTCTCTATAGTGGAAAACACCTGGGTGCCCCTAGATCCTGTCCACCTGGCAGAGAATCTCCAAGTCCCATACCCACACCACATTGCTCAG GTCCACTGGAATGGGGGGGATATACATTATCACCTGGAGAGCCAGCCCCAGGGACCCTTtgatgtggacacagaggggaaacTCTACGTGACCCAGGAGCTGGATCGAGAAGCCCAGGCTGAG TACCTGCTCCGGGTGTGGGCTCAGAACACCCACAGCGAGGACTACGCAGAACCACTGGAGCTGCAGGTGGTGGTGACGGATGAGAATGACAACGCACCCGTCTGCCCGCCACGAGGCCCCTCAGTCAACATCCCAGAGCTCAGTCCCCCAG GCACCAAGGTGGCTAAGATTTCGGCAGAGGACACAGATGCTCTCAGTTCCCCCAATTCCCATGTTGTGTATCAGCTACTGAGCCCTGAGCCTGAGGAGCCGGCAGAACTGAGAGCCTTCGAGCTGGACTCCACCTCGGGCAGCGTGACCCTGGGGGCTGCCCAGCTCCAAGCTGGCCAGAACATCCTGCTTCAGGTGCTGGCCATGGACCTAGGAGGAGCAGATGGTG GCCTCAGCAGCACCTGTGAAATACCAGTCACCATCACGGACATCAATGACCACGCCCCGGAGTTCACCACTTCCCAG ATTGAGCCCATAAGTCTCCCTGAGGATGCAGAGCCTGGGACTCTGGTGACCACACTCACGGCCACTGATGCTGACCTCGAACCTGCCTTCCGCCTCATGGACTTTGCCATCGAGGCAGGGGATGAAGAGGGGATGTTCAGCCTGGACTGGGAGCCAGACTCTGATCGTGTCCAGCTGAGACTCCTCAAG AACCTCAGCTATGAGGCAGCTCCGAGCCAtgagttggtggtggtggtgtggaaCGTGGAAGAGCTGGTggggccaggcccaggcccaggagccacagccacCGTGACTGTGCTGGTGGAAAGGGTGGTGCCGCCTCCTCAGCTGGATCAGGAGAGCTATGAGGCCAGCGTCCCCATCAGCACCCCTGCTGGCTCCCTCCTGCTGACCGTCCAGCCCTCAGACCCCATGAGCAGTCCCCTCAG GTTCTCCCTGGTCAATGACTCTGAGGGCTGGCTCTGCATCAAGGAGATCTCCGGGGAGGTGCACACAGCCCGGCCCCTGCAGGGCGCCCAGCCTGGGGACATGTACACAGTGCTCATAGAGGCCCAGGATGCAG ATGAACCAACGCTGAGCACCTCTGCGACCCTTGTGATCCACTTCCTGAAGGCCCTTTCTGCCCCAACCCCGACGCTGGCTCCCGTGCCCTCCCGACACCTATGCACACCCCGCCAGGACCATGGGGTGGTTGTCAGTGGACCCAGGGAGGACCCTGACCTGGCTGGTAGACATGGTCCCTACAGCTTTGCTCTTGGTCCCAACCCCACTGTGCAGCGGGACTGGCGTCTCCGGGCTCTCAATG GGTCCCATGCCTACCTCACCTTGGGCCTGCACTGGGTGGAGCCTCGCGAACACGTAGTCCCCATAGTTGTCAGCCACAGTGACCAGATATGGCAGATCCAGGTCCGAG TGATCGTGTGTCGCTGCAATGTGGAGGGGCAGTGCATGCGCAAGGTGGGCCGCATGAAGGGCATGCCCACGAAGCTGTCGGCGGTGGGCATTCTCGTGGGCACCCTGATAGCAATAG GCATCTTCCTCATCCTCATCTTCACCCACTTGACCCTGGCGAGGAAGAAGGACCTGGATCAGCCAGTAGACAGTGTGCCACTGAAGGCGGCAGTTTAA